A genomic window from Dehalococcoidia bacterium includes:
- a CDS encoding bL28 family ribosomal protein, with translation MATKCEVCGKGTTFGRNIRYQHSGKWERRAPRTNRIFKANVHVQQLTLNGETRRFKICTRCLRNTTKVAAR, from the coding sequence ATGGCTACGAAGTGCGAAGTCTGCGGCAAGGGCACGACCTTCGGCCGCAACATCCGCTACCAGCACTCAGGCAAGTGGGAGCGCCGGGCTCCGCGCACGAACCGCATCTTCAAGGCGAACGTCCACGTGCAGCAGCTGACCCTGAACGGCGAAACCCGCCGCTTCAAGATCTGCACGCGCTGCCTGCGCAACACCACCAAGGTCGCTGCCCGCTAA